From a region of the Methanolobus tindarius DSM 2278 genome:
- a CDS encoding helix-turn-helix transcriptional regulator produces the protein MKKKQLIDVIFASEKRKNVLLMLKDGPQEMAVILEELDTNRPALLPQIRILEEHSLVYQSGDSYGLTTIGKIVVDEMKPFLDTIESLNKHSDYLSTHNTESIPDYLFERISELRNCKIIEPSLVNTYEINREFFDKSKESSSMMFVFTFMHPTFLELLSYYLAREIDISMILSRELFNKVKNEYPEELQNTLSNNGVKFYVYNKDIKVSSLSISDDRFVLRLLFANNEFSSKQVYCCHSEAYKWSRDFFDYFMKDAVRITSI, from the coding sequence TTGAAAAAAAAACAACTTATAGATGTTATCTTTGCTTCTGAGAAAAGAAAGAATGTACTTCTCATGTTAAAAGATGGTCCTCAGGAAATGGCAGTTATCCTGGAAGAACTGGACACTAACAGACCGGCATTACTTCCACAGATAAGGATACTTGAAGAACATTCCCTTGTTTATCAATCAGGTGATTCTTACGGGTTGACCACAATTGGCAAAATTGTGGTTGATGAAATGAAACCATTCCTCGATACAATTGAATCACTTAATAAACACAGTGATTATTTAAGTACACACAATACAGAATCAATACCAGATTATCTTTTTGAGCGGATAAGCGAATTAAGGAACTGTAAGATTATAGAACCAAGCCTTGTAAATACATATGAAATTAACAGGGAGTTCTTTGATAAATCAAAGGAATCAAGCTCAATGATGTTCGTTTTCACGTTTATGCATCCTACTTTCCTGGAATTGCTTTCATACTATCTTGCCCGGGAAATAGATATTTCCATGATACTCTCACGGGAATTATTTAATAAAGTTAAAAATGAATATCCCGAAGAGTTACAAAACACATTGAGTAATAATGGTGTCAAATTTTACGTTTACAATAAGGATATAAAAGTTTCATCACTTTCAATCAGTGATGATCGTTTTGTCCTGAGGCTTCTTTTTGCTAACAATGAATTCAGCAGTAAACAGGTATATTGCTGTCATTCCGAAGCTTACAAATGGAGCAGGGATTTTTTTGACTATTTCATGAAAGATGCTGTAAGAATCACAAGCATATAA
- a CDS encoding HD domain-containing protein, which produces MDEEKFNELKTWFHNYVGSFYTDDSFIQLNVILKEEHSIRVCENASLIAASEKLDNNDYFLAKTIALLHDIGRFKQISKYRTFKDSDSENHAVLGVKVLKAEGILSNLPATEQKIILLAVVNHNRFRIKGNLDERTLLHAKLIRDADKLDIFKVLLEHHNQKDEIPNPALELGLPDKAEYSTVIVKELLQNKVASVSHVKTCNDMNLTRLAWLFDLNFRETFSLVKKHGFIDKLISTLPQNAEIEALRTHLNEYMD; this is translated from the coding sequence ATGGATGAAGAGAAATTTAATGAACTGAAAACATGGTTTCATAATTATGTCGGTTCATTTTACACAGACGATAGTTTCATTCAGCTGAATGTGATACTAAAAGAAGAGCACAGTATCAGGGTTTGTGAAAATGCATCCCTGATAGCTGCTTCTGAAAAACTTGACAATAATGACTATTTTCTTGCAAAAACAATAGCACTTCTCCACGATATTGGACGTTTTAAGCAGATAAGCAAATACAGGACTTTTAAAGATAGTGATTCTGAAAACCATGCTGTCTTAGGTGTTAAAGTTCTAAAAGCTGAAGGCATACTTTCAAACCTGCCAGCCACTGAGCAAAAAATAATCCTGCTTGCCGTTGTTAATCACAACAGGTTCCGGATAAAAGGCAATCTGGATGAACGGACTCTTCTTCATGCTAAACTCATAAGAGATGCAGACAAACTGGACATATTTAAAGTACTGCTGGAACACCATAATCAAAAGGATGAAATACCAAATCCTGCTCTGGAACTGGGGTTGCCTGACAAAGCGGAGTATTCCACTGTAATTGTGAAAGAGCTTCTGCAAAACAAGGTAGCAAGCGTCAGTCACGTAAAAACCTGCAACGATATGAACCTTACACGGCTAGCCTGGCTGTTTGATCTTAATTTCAGGGAAACATTTAGTCTTGTGAAGAAACATGGGTTTATTGACAAACTAATATCCACATTGCCACAAAATGCTGAAATAGAAGCCTTACGAACTCACCTGAATGAATATATGGATTAA
- a CDS encoding PAS domain-containing sensor histidine kinase, with translation MQNNIFSLLPDSLVESGLKSILEKILTHNSENNSETDQIIRHITNNGSDVTLRIRTKTETDDNKNVTGYVFLIEEILTETEINNQFQRKMVEELIEKTYLKFKDMSVAEIDDNILESLPPIGNITDSDIICIFQFAPRGQLFCEHSWHRNSTDIVKEEKLKQFVMANPGCFSISDKKLFFLTHNDLKKLNCDSKQASDFFNEDNKRSLIIVPIYGHRAKIGFICLSSSFEPENTEPELLRLFNYLGEIFVNAFEHRNTDKLLLKSEEKYHRIFNEIHDIYYEADLGGIVLTISPSVQHYLGYTDKELLGRSIQILYKNPHDRNNFLREIVKNGFVSHYEITLANKNGNTVYVSVNAHLVYENGIPSMVAGMIRDVTELKKAHMELKEQKKLLASTFESIPDLLAVVDRNHQIVLSNWKGHEYFINEDMSSESICYKSFLKKDKQCDPCLPFDVFDSGEILTYQIHNEIDSTFREIRVIPIFDNKGKVSKILEHVRDITEQKKAEIQLMDAKLIAETASKSKSEFIANMSHELRTPLNSIIGFSDFLLEGAFGELNDKQEKYLSNISNSGKHLLMIINDILDLSKIEAGEMELRPECFNFNEAVDEVTTIMDSQAQRKNITLTNNVTGVLSVNGDRAKIKQILYNLLSNAVKFTPVGGLVDINASINNEAKDKILTITVCDTGIGISEENKDILFHPFKQIDSFYSRQHEGTGLGLALVSKFVEMHNGNIDVDSKPGKGSCFTVNIPVKKNIPE, from the coding sequence GTGCAAAATAACATATTCTCATTATTGCCGGATTCCCTTGTTGAATCCGGACTTAAATCCATACTTGAAAAAATTCTCACTCACAATTCTGAAAACAATTCTGAAACTGACCAGATTATCAGGCATATCACAAATAACGGCAGTGATGTTACTCTCAGGATCAGAACAAAAACAGAGACAGATGACAATAAAAATGTCACAGGTTATGTTTTTCTTATTGAGGAGATTTTGACTGAAACTGAAATCAATAACCAGTTTCAACGGAAAATGGTTGAAGAGCTGATTGAAAAAACATATTTGAAATTTAAAGATATGTCTGTGGCAGAGATCGATGACAATATTCTGGAATCATTGCCACCCATCGGAAACATAACTGATTCAGACATAATATGCATCTTCCAGTTTGCACCCAGAGGACAATTATTTTGTGAGCATAGCTGGCATAGAAATTCAACTGACATAGTAAAAGAAGAAAAGCTTAAACAGTTTGTAATGGCAAATCCGGGTTGCTTTTCTATTTCAGACAAAAAACTGTTTTTCCTTACTCATAATGACTTGAAAAAATTAAACTGTGACTCAAAACAAGCATCTGATTTTTTCAATGAAGATAACAAACGTTCACTAATAATTGTGCCCATATACGGGCACAGAGCAAAGATAGGTTTCATCTGTCTGAGCTCTTCGTTTGAACCTGAGAATACTGAACCGGAACTTCTTCGTCTTTTTAACTATCTCGGGGAGATCTTTGTCAACGCTTTTGAACATCGCAATACCGATAAACTCCTGTTAAAAAGCGAAGAAAAGTATCACAGGATATTCAACGAAATACATGATATTTATTATGAAGCGGATCTTGGAGGAATTGTACTTACAATCAGTCCTTCTGTCCAGCATTATCTTGGATATACGGACAAAGAGTTACTGGGTCGTTCTATTCAAATTCTATACAAAAATCCTCATGACAGGAATAATTTTCTTCGTGAAATCGTAAAGAATGGTTTTGTATCCCATTATGAGATTACGCTTGCAAATAAGAATGGCAATACAGTTTATGTTTCAGTAAATGCACATCTTGTTTATGAAAATGGTATTCCTTCAATGGTAGCAGGAATGATAAGAGATGTTACTGAGCTTAAAAAAGCACACATGGAATTGAAAGAACAGAAAAAACTGCTTGCCAGTACATTTGAATCAATTCCTGATCTCCTTGCTGTAGTAGACAGGAATCATCAGATCGTCCTGAGTAATTGGAAAGGGCATGAATATTTCATAAATGAAGATATGAGTTCCGAAAGTATTTGTTACAAATCTTTCCTGAAAAAGGATAAACAATGTGATCCTTGTTTGCCATTTGATGTATTTGATTCAGGAGAAATACTTACATATCAGATTCATAATGAAATTGATAGTACGTTCCGTGAGATACGTGTGATACCTATTTTTGACAATAAAGGAAAAGTATCAAAAATACTTGAACACGTAAGGGATATTACTGAACAGAAAAAAGCTGAAATTCAGCTCATGGATGCAAAATTAATTGCAGAAACTGCCAGTAAGTCTAAAAGTGAGTTCATTGCAAACATGAGCCATGAACTACGTACACCTCTGAATTCAATAATAGGTTTTTCCGATTTTCTGCTTGAAGGTGCATTTGGAGAGCTTAACGATAAACAGGAAAAATACCTTTCAAATATATCCAATAGTGGCAAGCATCTTTTAATGATAATAAATGATATTCTGGATCTTTCAAAAATAGAAGCCGGTGAAATGGAACTCAGGCCTGAGTGCTTTAATTTTAATGAAGCTGTAGATGAAGTTACTACGATAATGGATTCCCAGGCACAGAGGAAAAATATCACGCTGACAAACAATGTAACCGGTGTCCTTTCTGTTAATGGTGACCGTGCAAAGATAAAACAGATTCTTTATAACCTGCTGAGCAACGCTGTCAAATTTACACCTGTTGGTGGCCTTGTTGATATCAATGCAAGTATAAACAATGAAGCAAAAGATAAAATACTGACAATAACCGTTTGCGATACGGGAATCGGCATTTCAGAGGAAAATAAGGATATATTGTTCCATCCTTTCAAGCAGATAGATTCATTCTACAGTAGGCAGCATGAAGGAACAGGCCTTGGACTTGCTCTTGTCAGTAAGTTTGTAGAAATGCACAATGGTAATATCGATGTAGACAGTAAACCCGGTAAAGGGAGTTGTTTTACAGTAAATATACCGGTAAAAAAGAATATACCTGAATAA
- a CDS encoding CDGSH iron-sulfur domain-containing protein, protein MGEEKKPVIKVSKDGPFIVKDLKTIRNSKGVFIETSPFMALCRCGDTENKPFCDGAHLHNDFSGKKETGKYPDKIESFEGKEIIIHDNRAVCSHIGHCILKLPGVFMKGEKPWIDPDASDPEEIARVIRTCPSGALSYTFKGLLHKDYPHDPEIFMVKNGPYHAIGGIELEDKEGARPETLDHYALCRCGKSKNKPFCDGKHIETEFKDRIN, encoded by the coding sequence ATGGGTGAAGAAAAAAAACCTGTCATCAAAGTATCAAAAGATGGGCCTTTTATTGTAAAAGATCTTAAAACCATTAGAAATTCAAAGGGCGTGTTCATAGAAACAAGTCCATTCATGGCGCTTTGCAGATGTGGAGATACTGAGAATAAACCATTTTGTGATGGAGCACATCTGCATAATGATTTTTCCGGGAAGAAAGAAACAGGTAAATATCCTGATAAAATCGAGTCTTTTGAAGGAAAAGAAATAATAATCCATGACAACAGGGCAGTTTGCTCCCACATAGGACATTGCATCCTGAAATTACCAGGAGTTTTCATGAAGGGTGAAAAACCATGGATTGATCCTGATGCTTCTGATCCGGAAGAGATTGCCAGAGTCATAAGGACTTGTCCTTCAGGAGCTTTAAGCTACACATTTAAAGGTCTGTTGCATAAGGATTATCCGCATGATCCGGAAATATTTATGGTAAAAAATGGTCCCTATCATGCAATTGGTGGAATAGAACTTGAAGACAAAGAAGGAGCCAGGCCGGAAACTTTAGATCATTATGCACTTTGCAGGTGTGGTAAATCTAAAAACAAACCTTTTTGCGATGGAAAGCACATTGAAACTGAGTTTAAGGACAGGATAAATTAA
- a CDS encoding type III PLP-dependent enzyme, whose translation MRKVQYEFPLSEFTSEADFKKVKEFSEDKETPFLVVDLSKVEKMYDELVRNMPYVKIHYAVKANPMDEIISVLRDKGSNFDAATVYEIDQLLRLGVAPERISYGNTIKKEKDIAYAYQKGIRMFATDSQSDLHKIIKNAPGSRVFFRLLTESDGADWPLSRKFGAHPDVIYELILEAHENGLEPYGLSFHVGSQQRDIGQWDNALSKCKYLFEAVSLQGIKLKMINLGGGFPAKYMSPANELETYAHEILRFIQEDFGEEHPEIIIEPGRSLVADAGVIVTEIIMISKKAKLNQYHWVYLDIGKFGGLIETLDECIKYPIYSESEGCEEEVILAGPTCDSMDILYEDHKYVFPESLHENERLYIFTTGAYTQSYSSIAFNGLPPLKAYVI comes from the coding sequence ATGAGAAAAGTGCAATATGAATTTCCTCTGAGTGAATTCACATCAGAGGCCGACTTTAAAAAGGTTAAAGAGTTTTCTGAAGATAAGGAGACTCCATTTCTTGTTGTAGACCTGTCTAAAGTTGAAAAAATGTATGATGAACTTGTAAGGAACATGCCTTATGTTAAAATACATTATGCAGTAAAGGCAAATCCTATGGATGAGATTATTTCAGTCCTAAGGGATAAAGGATCCAACTTCGATGCTGCAACTGTTTATGAGATTGATCAGCTTCTCAGGCTTGGTGTTGCACCGGAAAGGATCAGTTATGGTAACACAATAAAAAAGGAAAAAGATATTGCATATGCATATCAGAAAGGCATCAGGATGTTTGCAACAGATTCACAGAGTGACCTTCATAAGATAATCAAAAATGCTCCCGGATCACGTGTATTCTTCCGTCTGCTTACTGAAAGCGATGGTGCAGACTGGCCATTATCAAGAAAATTCGGAGCTCACCCTGATGTTATTTATGAGCTTATACTTGAAGCACATGAAAATGGACTTGAACCATATGGTCTTTCTTTTCACGTAGGTTCACAGCAACGTGATATCGGACAATGGGACAACGCTCTTTCAAAATGTAAATACCTCTTTGAAGCTGTGTCACTTCAGGGTATTAAGCTTAAAATGATAAACCTGGGTGGCGGTTTTCCTGCAAAATATATGTCCCCAGCTAACGAACTTGAAACCTATGCACATGAAATACTTCGATTTATACAGGAAGATTTTGGTGAGGAACATCCGGAGATTATAATAGAGCCTGGCAGATCCCTGGTCGCTGACGCAGGTGTTATTGTAACAGAAATCATAATGATTTCAAAGAAAGCAAAACTGAACCAGTACCATTGGGTATATCTGGACATAGGAAAGTTTGGCGGATTAATTGAAACACTTGATGAATGCATAAAATACCCTATATACTCAGAAAGTGAGGGATGTGAAGAAGAAGTAATTCTTGCAGGTCCTACATGTGACAGCATGGATATTCTCTACGAAGATCACAAATATGTTTTCCCTGAAAGTCTTCACGAGAATGAAAGACTTTACATATTCACCACCGGAGCTTATACACAGAGTTATAGTTCCATTGCTTTTAACGGCTTACCACCTTTGAAAGCATACGTTATCTGA
- a CDS encoding META domain-containing protein: MLRFTDKVIKALVVLAIISMAISVSACMDKDLSRENDADKIVTNAESISNVTWEWTGTIEEDAKTPLVVPDPKRYTIEFTEDGIYYILADCNTGSGTYVLENGQITLNPGPMTLMACGGDSIDNKYLAYLGNVDSVVLEGEQLKLYLKDSDDRMLFSLQY; this comes from the coding sequence ATGTTGAGGTTTACAGACAAGGTAATAAAAGCATTAGTGGTTCTTGCCATAATTTCAATGGCAATTTCAGTTTCTGCCTGCATGGACAAAGATCTGAGCCGGGAAAATGATGCGGATAAAATAGTAACTAATGCAGAAAGCATATCCAATGTAACATGGGAATGGACAGGTACAATTGAAGAAGATGCAAAAACTCCCTTAGTTGTTCCTGACCCAAAGAGATACACTATCGAGTTCACGGAAGATGGTATATATTATATTCTTGCTGACTGCAACACAGGAAGCGGAACCTATGTACTCGAGAATGGTCAGATCACATTAAACCCCGGGCCAATGACACTTATGGCATGCGGGGGAGATTCTATTGATAACAAATATCTTGCATATCTTGGAAATGTAGATTCTGTTGTGCTTGAGGGAGAACAATTAAAACTCTACCTGAAAGACAGTGATGACAGAATGCTCTTTTCATTACAGTATTGA
- a CDS encoding metal-binding protein has protein sequence MKQIPDGKTHDAINAAVLTIVLIGFYYAFREGINPVVTYLDNYTIAAFSIAYIFATLFLSPDLDISSKPYKRWGVLRILWWPYKELFKHRGLSHHPVIGPLSIVLNLLVIVAAVFLLIGIDYELIPSSLMIASIGGIVLSIEVHIISDNMVSKFKSIF, from the coding sequence ATGAAACAAATTCCGGACGGAAAAACACATGACGCTATAAATGCAGCAGTTCTGACCATAGTACTTATTGGATTCTACTATGCTTTCAGGGAAGGAATAAATCCTGTAGTTACCTATCTGGATAACTATACGATAGCCGCTTTTTCAATAGCCTATATTTTTGCCACCTTATTTCTGAGTCCTGATCTTGATATCAGCAGTAAACCCTACAAAAGATGGGGCGTCCTCAGGATACTCTGGTGGCCATACAAGGAGTTATTCAAGCACAGGGGTCTTTCTCACCATCCTGTTATCGGGCCTTTGTCTATCGTATTAAACCTGCTTGTTATAGTTGCTGCAGTTTTCCTGCTTATTGGAATTGATTATGAGCTTATACCTTCAAGCCTGATGATAGCAAGTATTGGAGGAATAGTGCTTTCCATAGAGGTTCACATAATTTCTGATAATATGGTCTCAAAATTCAAGTCAATATTCTGA
- a CDS encoding pentapeptide repeat-containing protein, with protein sequence MEYHNEEFEEETFKDIDFADESFKNTKFIDCVFDNCKLSNVDLNNSRLQDVRFTNCKIVGLDFSKCNDFIFSIGFENCYLSYCLFSDMDLENTEFEGSQVYDCDFVNTNLKNANFEDCDLTNSLFRNANLSHASFRNAKNYSIDPNNNFLKKTKFSIPEVISLLSVYDIEIE encoded by the coding sequence ATGGAATACCATAACGAGGAATTTGAGGAAGAGACTTTCAAGGATATTGATTTTGCAGACGAATCATTCAAAAATACTAAATTTATTGATTGTGTTTTTGATAACTGCAAACTATCTAACGTAGATTTGAATAACAGCAGACTTCAGGATGTTCGATTTACAAATTGTAAAATCGTAGGTCTGGATTTTTCAAAATGCAATGACTTTATATTCAGTATAGGATTTGAGAACTGCTATCTTTCGTATTGTTTGTTTTCTGATATGGATCTGGAAAACACTGAGTTTGAAGGCTCTCAGGTTTATGATTGTGATTTCGTAAACACAAATCTTAAAAATGCAAACTTTGAAGATTGCGACCTCACAAACAGTCTTTTCAGAAATGCAAACCTGAGTCATGCATCTTTCAGGAATGCAAAGAACTATTCTATAGACCCTAACAACAATTTCCTCAAAAAGACAAAGTTTTCTATTCCGGAAGTAATCTCACTTTTGAGTGTATATGATATTGAAATAGAATAA
- a CDS encoding serpin family protein — protein sequence MINAKITCAVIFSLLFLCIGCIENNDPVSETNAVDEDSTMYASSADEYDIAIANNAFAFDMYSNIVKEENLVFSPYSIFTAMAICYGGAGGTTQEQIASVFNYPLSKPVLEEASKNMMATINSDTDNYDLSTANALWVRKEYPLNSEFSTNSKEYYGGNVTNLDFRSEPEESRVIINNWVASKTNDKIKDLIPEELITEDTAIIITNAVYFKGAWMNKFDTANTAKRAFYNSSSNENPVDMMYTQEFFSYGESENAKILEMPYKGDDLCMYIVLPEENNIEEFEDTFTISDYNELKSSMESQYIVHTYLPKFKIDVKTELPDTLRNMGVVDAFDGNLANFSGMYNVQLVPEDYNLWLDDVIHQAFIDVQEEGTEAAASTAIEATDGAIPTVLEFKADHPFMFFIEDKRTGCILFMGKVENPEY from the coding sequence ATGATTAATGCAAAAATTACATGTGCAGTGATATTTAGTCTTCTTTTCCTATGTATTGGCTGCATAGAAAATAATGACCCGGTTTCTGAAACAAATGCTGTAGATGAAGATTCAACAATGTATGCAAGTTCGGCTGATGAATATGATATTGCAATTGCAAACAATGCATTTGCCTTTGATATGTATTCAAATATTGTAAAAGAAGAGAATCTTGTATTTTCCCCATACAGCATTTTTACTGCAATGGCGATCTGTTATGGTGGTGCTGGAGGGACGACACAGGAACAAATTGCATCTGTGTTCAATTATCCATTGAGTAAACCTGTTCTTGAGGAAGCTTCAAAAAATATGATGGCTACAATCAATTCAGATACTGATAACTATGATTTAAGTACTGCAAATGCTCTCTGGGTTCGCAAAGAGTATCCTTTGAATTCAGAGTTTTCAACAAATTCAAAAGAATACTATGGTGGAAATGTAACAAATCTTGATTTCAGATCTGAACCGGAAGAATCCAGAGTAATAATCAATAATTGGGTTGCTTCGAAAACAAACGATAAAATCAAAGATTTGATTCCAGAAGAACTGATTACCGAAGATACAGCTATAATCATTACAAATGCTGTTTATTTTAAAGGTGCATGGATGAATAAATTTGATACGGCAAATACGGCAAAAAGAGCTTTCTATAATTCCTCCTCAAACGAAAATCCTGTGGATATGATGTATACTCAGGAATTTTTCAGTTATGGTGAATCTGAAAATGCAAAAATCCTAGAAATGCCTTATAAAGGTGATGATTTATGTATGTACATCGTTCTCCCTGAAGAAAACAACATAGAAGAATTTGAAGATACTTTTACTATTTCTGATTATAATGAACTTAAATCGTCCATGGAATCACAGTACATTGTGCATACATACTTACCTAAATTCAAAATCGATGTAAAAACTGAATTGCCAGATACATTGCGGAACATGGGAGTTGTGGATGCATTTGATGGAAACCTGGCTAATTTCTCAGGTATGTATAATGTTCAGTTAGTTCCGGAGGATTATAATCTATGGCTAGATGATGTAATCCACCAGGCGTTTATTGATGTACAGGAAGAGGGTACGGAAGCTGCAGCTTCAACGGCAATTGAAGCAACTGATGGTGCAATTCCAACGGTGCTTGAATTCAAAGCTGATCATCCTTTCATGTTCTTCATTGAGGATAAGCGGACAGGATGCATACTCTTCATGGGAAAAGTTGAGAATCCTGAATATTAA